Proteins from a genomic interval of Drosophila melanogaster chromosome 2R:
- the CG8229 gene encoding uncharacterized protein, isoform E: MQRLQPGDECLECQSEGRNHKLRYFYINLEEQLLKCESRSCLWPHNDEVSSDEDLNSEAALPITAPQSELFESPAATLPSHPAALTSKPPPNDDEFILELLQQLTSATETPLKTNVSSSSMPNLHSPSEEKPCPQLELPDLSFLEENSTVCKEPPQALKSELGVPSTVVLPDRLISPPKAKAVQTEDTKAKEHVAHLKGATSQSWQGKAEIPLLPACVKASVRMSPSIKSKGSPFSSPPKKATTQPQGADVVHTGHDALQPWLHHQLVVAQPCGDPLCHHAGALRHRAVLVQP, translated from the exons ATGCAGCGACTGCAGCCGGGAGACGAGTGTCTGGAGTGCCAGAGTGAAGGCAGGAATCACAAGCTGCGCTACTTTTACATTAATCtcgaggagcagctgctgaAGTGCGAGTCCAGGAGCTGTTTGTGGCCACACAACGATGAGGTCTCCTCTGATGAAGATCTGAACTCGGAGGCAGCACTTCCCATCACTGCTCCACAATCTGAACTTTTTGAATCTCCTGCTGCTACGCTACCTTCTCACCCTGCGGCCTTAACGTCCAAACCTCCTCCAAATGATGACGAATTTATATTGGAACTGCTGCAGCAATTGACTTCTGCCACAGAAACCCCCCTTaagacaaatgtgagttccAGTTCCATGCCAAATCTGCACTCGCCTTCAGAGGAAAAACCCTGCCCACAACTGGAGCTTCCCGACTTAAGCTTTCTGGAGGAGAACAGTACCGTATGCAAGGAACCCCCACAAGCATTGAAATCAGAGCTGGGAGTACCTTCAACTGTCGTCTTACCCGACAGATTAATAAGTCCGCCCAAGGCAAAAGCAGTACAAACTGAGGACACCAAAGCCAAGGAACATGTGGCTCATCTGAAGGGAGCTACGTCCCAAAGCTGGCAAGGCAAAGCTGAAATACCATTACTACCCGCTTGTGTGAAGGCAAGTGTGAGGATGTCTCCTAGCATCAAATCTAAGGGGTCTCCCTTCAGCAGTCCGCCCAAGAAAGCAACCACCCAGCCGCAAG GCGCCGACGTTGTCCACACAGGCCACGACGCACTGCAGCCATGGCTTCACCACCAGCTCGTCGTCGCCCAACCGTGTGGTGACCCGCTCTGCCACCATGCTGGCGCTCTTCGGCATCGCGCTGTCCTCGTTCAGCCTTAA
- the CG8229 gene encoding uncharacterized protein, isoform D, producing MQRLQPGDECLECQSEGRNHKLRYFYINLEEQLLKCESRSCLWPHNDEVSSDEDLNSEAALPITAPQSELFESPAATLPSHPAALTSKPPPNDDEFILELLQQLTSATETPLKTNVSSSSMPNLHSPSEEKPCPQLELPDLSFLEENSTVCKEPPQALKSELGVPSTVVLPDRLISPPKAKAVQTEDTKAKEHVAHLKGATSQSWQGKAEIPLLPACVKASVRMSPSIKSKGSPFSSPPKKATTQPQGQSPPSTPPAVNIIISVPELNTGMNGLFLDAIKRHSTEAKPALRGVGRRPKRLAKGTTSRGGIRTQDVMHLIEHLETTTEAKLTTPRT from the coding sequence ATGCAGCGACTGCAGCCGGGAGACGAGTGTCTGGAGTGCCAGAGTGAAGGCAGGAATCACAAGCTGCGCTACTTTTACATTAATCtcgaggagcagctgctgaAGTGCGAGTCCAGGAGCTGTTTGTGGCCACACAACGATGAGGTCTCCTCTGATGAAGATCTGAACTCGGAGGCAGCACTTCCCATCACTGCTCCACAATCTGAACTTTTTGAATCTCCTGCTGCTACGCTACCTTCTCACCCTGCGGCCTTAACGTCCAAACCTCCTCCAAATGATGACGAATTTATATTGGAACTGCTGCAGCAATTGACTTCTGCCACAGAAACCCCCCTTaagacaaatgtgagttccAGTTCCATGCCAAATCTGCACTCGCCTTCAGAGGAAAAACCCTGCCCACAACTGGAGCTTCCCGACTTAAGCTTTCTGGAGGAGAACAGTACCGTATGCAAGGAACCCCCACAAGCATTGAAATCAGAGCTGGGAGTACCTTCAACTGTCGTCTTACCCGACAGATTAATAAGTCCGCCCAAGGCAAAAGCAGTACAAACTGAGGACACCAAAGCCAAGGAACATGTGGCTCATCTGAAGGGAGCTACGTCCCAAAGCTGGCAAGGCAAAGCTGAAATACCATTACTACCCGCTTGTGTGAAGGCAAGTGTGAGGATGTCTCCTAGCATCAAATCTAAGGGGTCTCCCTTCAGCAGTCCGCCCAAGAAAGCAACCACCCAGCCGCAAGGTCAGTCACCACCGTCAACGCCGCCTGCCGTCAATATTATTATCAGTGTTCCGGAGTTAAACACGGGAATGAACGGCTTGTTTCTAGACGCCATTAAACGCCATTCCACAGAAGCCAAACCCGCGCTACGTGGCGTAGGGAGACGCCCTAAGCGACTGGCCAAGGGAACCACCAGCAGGGGGGGCATTCGCACACAGGATGTAATGCACTTGATCGAGCATTTGGAAACCACCACAGAAGCGAAACTTACGACACCACGGACGTAA
- the CG13748 gene encoding uncharacterized protein, producing the protein MRGQLKEYVGVAVVLILLAGIRWSEAFPMDLYDDVSDFFDAISLDDVANTGRNTHPEQFCLMPARKGVCRALIPRWRYDPEQKKCVEFKFGGCDGNENNFASYKDCMSTCEGM; encoded by the coding sequence ATGCGCGGACAACTGAAAGAGTACGTTGGAGTGGCAGTGGTGCTGATCCTGCTGGCGGGGATCAGATGGAGCGAGGCGTTTCCCATGGACCTCTACGACGACGTGAGCGACTTCTTTGACGCCATCTCGCTGGACGATGTGGCCAATACCGGGCGCAACACCCATCCGGAGCAGTTCTGCCTCATGCCGGCACGCAAGGGCGTCTGCCGCGCCCTGATCCCCCGTTGGCGCTACGATCCGGAGCAGAAGAAGTGCGTGGAGTTCAAGTTCGGCGGCTGTGACGGCAACGAGAACAACTTCGCCAGCTACAAGGACTGCATGTCCACCTGCGAGGGCATGTAG
- the CG8230 gene encoding uncharacterized protein, which produces MGINVSRTADLGSNQWLQRFVGRQHIAHDDEAFWNGLLNYNIVLPENSQDQLNLDSRLEALCQSFIGNNLKTGNFGSLVTVFLEKTSELLSLSDQESNMHVWQTFNALFIIRSLVKYINETGSEFQLLQHFEAMPNAELLQAALEQQQQTPAESATIAMEATEQSAAAAVPVIVDGSKFETFIDALVNLIVVIPVKEFTYHLHLEAVNMLITLLSVHLFAQQPTDKSIVFRTVFKCQHANVLMSALLHFVARIVEVPHTMFGSSSAGSFVFGIAESLLSIFTFRKQPDILKAGQAAGGGELSQRFRTHYPLANQSLLLILILTNHCTAQDNAYRTSLFSCADSKDSPKQGAVSFQIDFSAVYETLCTIVTIDQATLLLYLLLHRNERFYRFVMQQQDLEQLVIPILQTLYNAPDSNSHHIYMSLIVLLILSEDEGFNKNVHTIMLKNITWYTERTISEISLGGILILIVIRTIQYNMLKMRDKYLHTNCLAALANMSGHFRALHPYVAQRLVSLFETLARKHTRLDAQLKEPADSAVFVNVSTTPEDMLQDLSVLEEVLRMVLEILNSCLTNQLVYCPNLVYTLLYKRSVFEGFRSHHAFQDVIQNIDMVVGFFSSRLQRVQEQRGELGVNEVLEVISKGASQWSSDRLRKFPDLKFKYVEEDAPEEFFIPYVWTLVCKYGCVHFSSESIKSVTTDIAC; this is translated from the exons ATGGGCATCAACGTCAGCAGGACGGCCGACCTGGGGTCCAACCAGTGGCTCCAGCGCTTCGTGGGCCGCCAGCACATCGCCCACGATGACGAGGCCTTCTGGAACGGGCTGCTCAACTACAACATTGTGCTGCCGGAGAACAG TCAGGACCAGCTCAACCTGGACAGCCGGCTAGAGGCGCTGTGCCAGTCGTTCATCGGCAATAACCTGAAGACGGGCAACTTTGGCTCCCTGGTGACCGTGTTCCTGGAGAAGACCAGCGAGCTGCTGTCGCTGTCGGACCAGGAAAGCAACATGCACGTCTGGCAGACCTTCAACGCGCTCTTCATCATCCGCAGCCTGGTCAAGTACATCAACGAGACGGGCTCTGAGttccagctgctgcagcactTTGAGGCTATGCCGAATGCAGAGCTGCTGCAAGCGGCattggagcagcagcaacagacgCCGGCGGAGAGCGCCACCATTGCCATGGAGGCCACCGAACAGTCGGCGGCGGCTGCGGTTCCAGTGATTGTGGACGGATCTAAGTTTGAGACCTTCATCGATGCCCTGGTGAACCTAATCGTCGTGATTCCCGTCAAGGAGTTCACCTACCACCTGCACCTAGAGGCCGTTAACATGCTGATCACCCTGCTGTCAGTGCATCTGTTTGCCCAACAGCCCACGGACAAGTCCATCGTGTTCCGGACGGTCTTCAAGTGTCAGCACGCAAACGTGCTGATGTCGGCACTGCTGCATTTTGTGGCGCGTATTGTGGAGGTGCCGCACACCATGTTTGGGTCCAGCTCTGCTGGATCCTTTGTCTTTGGCATCGCGGAGTCGCTGCTTTCCATCTTCACGTTCCGTAAGCAGCCAGACATACTGAAAGCGGGCCAAGCAGCCGGCGGTGGAGAGCTCTCGCAGCGATTCCGTACCCACTACCCACTGGCCAACCAGAGCCTGTTGCTGATCCTGATACTGACTAACCACTGCACGGCACAGGATAACGCCTATCGGACTAGCCTTTTCAGTTGCGCCGATTCAAAGGATTCACCAAAACAGGGAGCTGTCTCCTTCCAGATCGACTTCTCGGCGGTATATGAGACATTGTGTACCATCGTTACCATCGACCAGGCCACGCTGCTGCTCTATCTGCTGCTCCATCGCAACGAGCGCTTCTACCGGTTCGTCATGCAGCAACAGGACTTGGAGCAGTTGGTGATCCCCATCCTCCAGACACTGTACAACGCCCCCGATAGCAACTCACATCACATCTACATGTCCTTGATCGTGCTGCTGATCCTGAGTGAAGACGAGGGCTTCAACAAGAATGTGCACACCATA ATGCTAAAAAACATCACATGGTATACGGAACGCACCATATCGGAGATATCGCTGGGCGGCATCCTAATCCTTATCGTCATCCGCACCATACAGTACAACATGCTGAAGATGCGCGACAAGTACTTGCACACCAATTGCCTGGCGGCGCTGGCCAACATGTCCGGCCACTTCCGCGCTCTACACCCTTACGTGGCACAGCGACTGGTCTCGCTGTTCGAAACGCTCGCTCGGAAGCATACGCGCCTGGATGCGCAGCTCAAGGAGCCGGCCGATAGCGCAGTGTTTGTGAACGTCTCGACGACCCCGGAAGACATGCTACAAGATCTGAGCGTGCTGGAGGAGGTGTTGCGCATGGTGCTGGAAATCCTAAACTCCTGCCTCACAAACCAGTTGGTCTACTGTCCCAACTTGGTGTACACTCTTTTGTACAAGCGCAGCGTCTTCGAGGGCTTCCGCAGTCACCACGCCTTCCAGGATGTCATCCAAAACATAGACATG GTTGTCGGTTTCTTCTCCTCGCGTCTGCAGCGTGTCCAGGAGCAGAGAGGCGAGCTTGGGGTCAATGAAGTGCTCGAGGTTATATCTAAAGGTGCCAGTCAGTGGTCCAGCGATCGACTGAGA AAGTTCCCGGATCTTAAGTTTAAGTACGTCGAGGAGGACGCTCCCGAGGAGTTCTTCATTCCATATGTGTGGACGTTGGTCTGCAAGTACGGCTGCGTGCACTTCAGCTCGGAGAGCATCAAGAGCGTGACCACGGACATAGCCTGCTAA
- the CG33199 gene encoding uncharacterized protein, isoform B, whose protein sequence is MKTSNLGLYAFRLTFGQAPTLSTQATTHCSHGFTTSSSSPNRVVTRSATMLALFGIALSSFSLKQLLAKKQKHQGLRKL, encoded by the exons ATGAAAACAAGCAATCTCGGCCTGTACGCTTTCCGTTTAACCTTCGGTCAG GCGCCGACGTTGTCCACACAGGCCACGACGCACTGCAGCCATGGCTTCACCACCAGCTCGTCGTCGCCCAACCGTGTGGTGACCCGCTCTGCCACCATGCTGGCGCTCTTCGGCATCGCGCTGTCCTCGTTCAGCCTTAAGCAACTGCTGGCCAAGAAGCAGAAGCACCAGGGCCTGCGCAAGCTCTAG
- the FANCI gene encoding fanconi anemia complementation group I → MRSLGEKARFDELELLIQNTPIEKLKETLKSTMTRSEGITYWNYLLRGFNPESKDALAKRFECVRSFMDGLSSTELSYKQTFDLITRLSQDLATFPSEQLAWIVEHCMDGIRQGDAKCVGWKDLLPDALSLLLARPRFLLNGISIDGMEFRDTTVRSIATMQWPASILTPIADMFKTMNLSSGEIVTVLNKFSGALQELSPMELPALCFQLFSMCSTASQLIIPLLALEKYFHRNYYKRLFSDMCSNSTNLDSIDLFSDKELREAEETILHHLNYCTMYKLTEKHLAIMLRNFLHMPDVILTPFMLSAIISMTSINRDPESARISHSILLPFLRNVIKNNEEERTLADYSVWYRDTLQRKQVDLQQVLTVLIDQNKDGKDVITPGLVHLVFYLLKSQSPKMHTLAITFLTKFIRKRFIFGQGIIKLISEWMIVYQEQNQFSECLTLLSVADTYTVSECMKPIQSVLEHMQWLSGEQSMRMMNFILPLLKISNRVRDALIDVLCKAMSSSGIQKRRMAIYGFCMILKQLNNSNAVRQTSSATSFCTQHSISGYSIMTQNTLGSRSNPQRNFDMLTLEIIGMLRNCLQQQFDIRCSLYENLQRAVELNAKLVPHVLQVIDWHFRSFFDTPSAEDAGDDLDTVFRIRYDQLVSSSDDQHMEIQLKDNLGKLIQFVANCLAVFDRAPSGYDTREMNRLMSFCVDRMVANRLPLEEITPPATHLKCALVLQQLNIIEGIICHLLLKSKPQNNAVCQILPLFNQHCKLLESLKALSDASKKAHKQLKQTAKNNSTSTCNLTLNGVPVKTMCTQPDNIWDLAILDKLLHLLLDDVVAFAAPEKTVLLRSNEPLVRYVLSVTASRVESIRLEPDYKQLAYSKRTFKQLTDITKVIYERCIQRLPELWKNFDMQSAALATQCFSECLKTAHETYSKKFEDFVKSFDLASIKGSRNKEVVYTIQDVLDDFMTEYGTDDSICKNEFVSKLPVYLLESLEILLDHIDYQDRAATESYTWLLNFCSKNEILNSEMGLVHRMLFVQRQKTHLGPFFDSVARQLGHVLGVQNEDAPSESVELTLKSISTVTIESCLQHLYAAIQKQLNDVDYFVTKANNLNYKCQVVPEIDQIYWRGNLDSMDRSICTQIIHISRTLLVLTNVCIPLGSLMDGLMKLLIQHYTCLKSLTKHYISSYTSDTSIENIKSTKFELLLRAVGKQLPANIYELITYIEANTLDEEAQQHTKKRKVQAERAKVLRETRLIPKVIMVIEDFNKHIILLSKKTKSKNRLTDYLHLGTMRDFDIKSTDLRAAIERSISDGRNISTEDSNAEDRDEDEDENENVEEDDDAQSTTYPEDLEEKEDECLVIEKKEERRRRRAPSSEAEDPQPKRKRGRKAAEQLEAEDEEQVEEEQPETTLKLRRNKKVEPKTKRSVAIKKPEEQPSHESRTSKRSKGPADKQTAEPAKVDLCVPEVPAEKKKPQPSRRLGIPRTLRK, encoded by the exons ATGCGGAGTCTGGGTGAGAAGGCGCGCTTTGATGAGCTGGAACTGCTCATTCAAAACACTCCAATAGAAAAG TTAAAGGAAACCCTTAAATCCACAATGACACGCAGCGAGGGCATAACGTATTGGAACTACCTTCTCCGTGGCTTCAATCCGGAGAGCAAGGATGCGCTAGCCAAGCGATTCGAATGTGTCCGCAGCTTCATGGACGGACTGAGCAGCACGGAACTGAGCTACAAACAGACTTTCGATCTGATCACGCGCCTGTCGCAGGACCTGGCCACCTTTCCGTCCGAGCAGCTGGCCTGGATCGTGGAGCACTGCATGGACGGGATCCGACAAGGAGACGCCAAGTGCGTCGGCTGGAAGGATTTGCTGCCGGACGCGCTGTCGCTGCTTTTGGCCAGACCGCGGTTTCTTCTGAACGGCATATCCATAGATGGAATGGAGTTCAGGGACACTACCGTAAGGAGCATTGCCACCATGCAATGGCCAGCCTCAATCCTCACGCCAATTGCCGACATGTTCAA GACCATGAATCTTAGCAGTGGCGAAATTGTGACAGTACTCAACAAATTCTCTGGCGCCCTGCAGGAGCTATCTCCCATGGAACTCCCAGCGCTGTGCTTCCAGCTCTTTTCGATGTGCAGCACTGCTTCCCAGTTGATCATTCCGTTGCTGGCCCTGGAGAAGTATTTCCATCGCAACTACTACAAGCGGCTCTTCTCAGACATGTGTAGCAACTCAACGAACTTGGATAGCATTG ACTTGTTCTCGGACAAGGAACTAAGGGAGGCCGAAGAGACTATCCTGCATCACTTGAACTACTGTACTATGTACAAACTTACTGAAAAACATTTGGCCATAATGCTGAGA AACTTTCTGCACATGCCCGATGTGATCCTAACTCCGTTTATGCTTAGCGCCATTATCTCGATGACCAGCATTAATCGCGATCCAGAGTCCGCTAGAATATCTCATTCcattttgctaccttttttgcGCAATGTGATCAAAAACAACGAGGAAGAGCGAACGTTAGCCGACTACTCCGTGTGGTATCGGGATACATTGCAACGCAAGCAAGTCGATTTGCAGCAGGTCCTCACGGTGCTCATTGATCAGAACAAAGACGGCAAGGATGTGATAACTCCTGGGCTGGTTCATCTCGTATTTTACTTGCTGAAATCGCAATCGCCCAAGATGCACACATTGGCCATCACATTTCTAACCAAGTTCATTCGCAAGCGAttcatttttggacaaggcaTCATAAAGCTTATTTCAGAGTGGATGATAGTATACCAGGAACAAAATCAGTTCTCGG AATGCCTCACACTTCTAAGTGTGGCTGATACGTATACGGTCTCCGAGTGCATGAAACCAATTCAATCTGTTTTGGAGCACATGCAATGG ctGTCTGGTGAGCAGTCCATGCGCATGATGAACTTTATTCTACCTTTGCTAAAGATCTCTAATCGCGTCCGTGATGCGCTAATTGATGTACTTTGCAAAGCAATGAGCTCGAG TGGAATTCAAAAACGGCGAATGGCGATTTATGGGTTCTGCATGATCCTCAAACAACTAAACAACAGCAATGCTGTGCGCCAGACCTCCAGCGCCACCAGTTTCTGCACTCAACACAGTATCTCTGGCTACTCCATAATGACCCAGAACACACTGGGAAGTCGTAGTAATCCTCAAAGAAATTTCGACATGCTCACGTTGGAAATTATTGGAATGTTGCGAAACTGCTTGCAACAACAATTCGATATACGGTGCTCCCTGTATGAAA ATCTTCAGAGAGCAGTGGAGCTCAATGCTAAACTAGTGCCACATGTGCTGCAAGTCATTGACTGGCACTTTCGCAGCTTCTTCGACACCCCCTCTGCAGAGGATGCTGGTGACGATCTAGACACAGTATTCCGCATTCGCTACGATCAATTGGTTAGCTCTAGCGATGATCAACACATGGAGATTCAGCTTAAAGACAACCTGGGCAAGTTGATTCAGTTCGTGGCCAACTGCTTGGCTGTTTTCGATCGAGCTCCATCGGGCTACGACACTCGTGAGATGAATCGGCTCATGAGTTTCTGTGTGGATCGTATGGTGGCAAACAGATTACCCCTGGAAGAGATA ACGCCGCCAGCCACACATCTAAAATGTGCCCTCGTTCTGCAGCAACTGAATATCATTGAAGGAATTATTTGCCACTTATTGCTCAAATCCAAGCCACAAAACAATGCTGTTTGTCAAATATTGCCTCTTTTTAATCAGCATTGTAAGCTTTTGGAGAGTCTTAAGGCATTATCGGATGCATCCAAGAAAGCCCATAAACAGTTGAAGCAAACCGCCAAGAATAATAGCACATCAACGTGCAATTTGACACTGAACGGCGTCCCGGTGAAGACCATGTGTACACAGCCTGATAATATTTGGGACTTGGCCATATTGGATAAGCTGCTCCATCTACTTCTTGA tGACGTCGTAGCCTTTGCTGCTCCAGAAAAAACAGTGCTCTTGCGCTCCAACGAGCCCCTCGTCCGGTATGTTTTATCCGTAACGGCCAGCAGAGTGGAGTCTATACGCCTGGAGCCCGATTATAAGCAGTTGGCCTACAGTAAACGCACCTTTAAGCAATTGACGGACATTACAAAGGTCATTTACGAGCGCTGCATTCAACGCTTGCCGGAGCTGTGGAAAAATTTCGACATGCAGAGCGCCGCCCTAGCCACTCAGTGTTTTTCTGAATGCCTAAAAACAGCTCATGAAACGTACTCAAAGAAGTTCGAAGATTTTGTCAAGTCATTTG ATTTGGCATCTATAAAGGGAAGCAGAAACAAGGAAGTGGTTTACACAATTCAGGATGTTTTAGACGACTTTATGACGGAGTACGGCACTGATGATTCGATTTGTAAAAATGAGTTCGTTTCCAAATTGCCTGTTTACCTCTTGGAGTCGCTTGAAATTCTTTTGGATCACATTGACTACCAGGATCGTGCTGCCACCGAATCGTACACTTGGCTGCTAAATTTTTGCAGCAAAAACGAGATTCTCAACAGTGAAATGGGCCTGGTGCACAGAATGCTATTCGTTCAGCGTCAAAAGACCCACTTAGGTCCCTTCTTCGACAGTGTTGCTCGGCAATTGGGTCACGTACTGGGCGTACAAAATGAAGACGCTCCCTCAGAATCTGTGGAGCTAACTCTAAAGTCCATAAGTACAGTGACCATCGAGAGTTGCCTACAGCATCTGTATGCTGCCATCCAAAAGCAGCTGAACGATGTGGACTACTTTGTGACGAAAGCCAACAATCTAAACTACAAATGCCAAGTGGTTCCCGAAATTGACCAGATATATTGGCGGGGCAACCTGGATTCCATGGATCGTTCCATTTGCACACAAATAATCCACATAAGTCGCACTTTGCTGGTGCTCACAAACGTTTGTATTCCTCTAGGTTCTTTGATGGACGGTCTTATGAAGTTGTTGATTCAGCACTACACTTGTTTGAAAAGCCTGACCAAGCACTACATATCGAGCTACACATCAGATACGTCCATTGAGAACATTAAAAGCACCAA ATTTGAACTTCTGCTACGTGCAGTTGGTAAACAACTTCCGGCGAATATTTACGAGCTCATCACGTACATAGAAGCTAATACCCTGGATGAGGAAGCGCAGCAGCATACAAAAAAGCGGAAGGTCCAGGCAGAACGTGCTAAAGTTCTGAGAGAGACTCGGCTAATTCCCAAGGTTATAATGGTTATCGAGGACTTCAATAAGCACATTATTCTCCTGTCCAAAAAGACCAAAAGCAAGAATAGACTTACGGACTACCTCCACTTGGGAACCATGCGCGACTTCGATATCAAGTCGACGGATTTGAGGGCAGCTATAGAGCGTAGTATCTCGGATGGCCGCAACATTTCTACCGAAGACAGTAATGCTGAGGATcgggatgaggatgaggatgaaaATGAGAATGTAGAGGAAGACGATGACGCACAGTCCACCACGTATCCAGAGGACTTGGAGGAGAAGGAAGATGAATGCTTAGTCATAGAGAAGAAGGAAGAAAGGCGCAGGAGGCGTGCACCTAGCAGTGAAGCAGAGGATCCACAACCCAAACGAAAAAGAGGCCGCAAAGCTGCAGAACAGCTGGAAGCTGAAGATGAAGAGCAAGTCGAGGAAGAGCAGCCTGAAACGACTTTAAAATTAAGGCGAAACAAAAAAGTGgagccaaaaaccaaaaggaGTGTGGCCATTAAAAAACCCGAGGAGCAGCCATCCCATGAGAGTCGTACCAGTAAAAGGTCAAAAGGTCCAGCGGATAAGCAAACAGCGGAGCCAGCCAAAGTGGATCTTTGCGTTCCCGAAGTGCCCGCTGAGAAGAAGAAACCACAACCTAGTCGTAGACTGGGAATACCTCGTACATTAAGGAAATGA